Proteins encoded in a region of the Leopardus geoffroyi isolate Oge1 chromosome E2, O.geoffroyi_Oge1_pat1.0, whole genome shotgun sequence genome:
- the EMP3 gene encoding epithelial membrane protein 3 has translation MSLLLLVVSALHILILILLFVATLDKSWWTLPGKESLNLWYDCTWNNDNKTWACSNVSENGWLKAVQVLMVLSLILCCLSFILFMFQLYTMRRGGLFYATGLCQLCTSVAVFTGALIYAIHAEEILAERPAGGSFGYCFALAWVAFPLALASGVIYIHLRKRE, from the exons ATGTCCCTCCTCCTGCTGGTGGTCTCTGCCCTTCACATCCTCATTCTCATCCTGCTTTTCGTGGCCACTTTGGACAAG TCCTGGTGGACCCTCCCGGGGAAGGAGTCCCTGAACCTCTGGTATGACTGCACAtggaacaatgacaacaaaacgTGGGCCTGCAGTAACGTCAGCGAGAATG GCTGGCTGAAGGCGGTCCAGGTCCTCATGGTGCTGTCCCTCATCCTCTGCTGTCTGTCCTTCATCCTGTTCATGTTCCAGCTCTACACCATGCGACGAGGGGGGCTATTCTATGCCACTGGCCTCTGCCAGCTTTGCACCA GCGTGGCCGTGTTTACGGGGGCGCTGATCTACGCCATTCACGCGGAGGAGATCCTGGCGGAGCGCCCGGCGGGGGGCAGCTTCGGTTACTGCTTCGCCCTGGCTTGGGTGGCCTTCCCCCTCGCCCTGGCCAGCGGCGTCATCTACATCCACCTGCGGAAGCGGGAGTGA